The following are from one region of the Pseudomonas putida genome:
- a CDS encoding TrkH family potassium uptake protein, translated as MPIPARHFIAFIIGVFLITLSLSMVVPMATLILHDRSDDLGAFLWSSLIALCAGLALVARGVPEAPQIRARDMYFLTTASWVVVCAFAALPMVLIRHISYTDAFFETMSGITTTGSTVLTGLDSASPGLLIWRSMLHWLGGIGFIGMAVAILPLLRVGGMRLFQTESSDWSDKVTPRSHVAAKMILAVYLGLTAVGTLALWIAGMTPFEAINHSMSLISTGGFSTSDASLGHWTQPAVHWVAVVIMILGGLPFTLYVATLRGHRRALIKDQQVRGFLGFLAFVSITVGSWLCWHSDLPWWDALRIVAVNVTSVVTTTGIAVGDYTLWGSFAVLLFFYLTFVGGCSGSTSGGLKIFRFQVAASLLVSSLKQLIHPRATISKKYNGHPIDEDIVRSLLTFSFFFFITIAVIALLLSLIGLDWTTALSGAATAVCNVGPGLGNLIGPAGNFASLPDAAKWLLTIGMLLGRLEILTVLVLVAPAFWRF; from the coding sequence ATGCCTATCCCCGCGCGGCATTTCATTGCCTTCATCATCGGTGTCTTCCTGATTACATTGTCCCTCAGCATGGTCGTACCCATGGCCACGTTGATCCTGCACGACCGTAGCGACGATCTCGGGGCATTTCTCTGGTCGAGCCTGATCGCGCTGTGCGCAGGCCTGGCATTGGTAGCCCGTGGCGTACCTGAAGCGCCGCAGATCCGCGCCAGGGACATGTATTTCCTGACCACAGCGAGCTGGGTCGTCGTTTGCGCGTTCGCCGCCTTGCCTATGGTGCTGATTCGACACATCAGCTACACGGATGCATTCTTCGAAACCATGTCAGGCATCACCACGACCGGTTCCACGGTACTGACAGGCCTCGACAGCGCCTCTCCTGGGCTGTTGATCTGGCGCTCCATGCTGCACTGGCTCGGAGGAATCGGCTTTATTGGCATGGCCGTCGCGATTCTGCCGCTGTTGCGTGTCGGTGGCATGCGCCTGTTTCAGACCGAATCCTCGGACTGGTCGGACAAAGTGACACCACGTTCGCATGTCGCGGCAAAGATGATTCTCGCGGTATACCTGGGGCTCACCGCAGTCGGCACGCTCGCGCTATGGATCGCCGGGATGACCCCGTTCGAAGCCATCAATCATTCGATGTCGCTGATCTCGACCGGTGGCTTCTCCACTTCCGATGCATCGCTCGGGCACTGGACACAGCCAGCAGTGCATTGGGTGGCAGTCGTCATCATGATTCTCGGCGGCCTGCCCTTCACCTTGTATGTGGCAACATTGCGCGGCCATCGCCGGGCGTTGATCAAGGATCAGCAAGTTCGCGGGTTCCTCGGCTTTCTGGCCTTCGTATCGATCACGGTAGGTAGCTGGCTCTGCTGGCATAGCGACTTGCCTTGGTGGGATGCTTTAAGGATCGTGGCGGTCAATGTCACCTCGGTGGTCACTACGACGGGGATTGCAGTCGGTGACTACACGCTGTGGGGCAGCTTTGCCGTTCTGTTGTTCTTCTATTTGACGTTTGTCGGGGGATGCTCAGGGTCAACATCCGGGGGCCTGAAAATCTTCCGCTTTCAGGTGGCCGCATCGTTGCTCGTCAGCAGCTTGAAGCAGTTGATCCACCCACGTGCAACGATCTCGAAAAAGTACAATGGCCATCCCATCGACGAAGACATCGTGCGTTCGCTGCTGACGTTCTCGTTCTTCTTCTTCATCACCATCGCGGTAATTGCCCTGCTGCTGTCCCTGATTGGGCTCGACTGGACCACTGCTTTGAGTGGTGCAGCCACTGCCGTATGCAACGTTGGACCCGGCTTGGGCAACCTGATCGGACCGGCCGGCAATTTTGCCTCGCTGCCCGATGCAGCGAAGTGGTTGCTTACGATCGGGATGTTACTGGGCCGGCTCGAAATCCTTACCGTGCTGGTACTCGTTGCCCCCGCTTTCTGGCGCTTCTAG
- the gltS gene encoding sodium/glutamate symporter produces the protein MFELDFYGTLVAASLVLLLGRGLVARIGFLRTYNIPEPVAGGLVVALALLALRSFDVHVKFDTSLQAPLMLAFFATIGLSADFASLKKGGRAVTVFLLVVTGLLLVQNAMGIGLATALGLDPLMGLLAGSITLSGGHGTGAAWGATFTEKFGLASASELAMASATFGLVLGGLIGGPVARLLIKRVKAPGIEEAAPQLPKGFEQPEKERLITSFSFIETLALIAVSLLAGSLLDGLLKGTAFELPTFVCVLFVGVVLRNGLSAFGFYHVFEREVSVLGNVSLSLFLAIALMSLKLWDLAALALPFFVLLAAQTLVMALFAIFVTFRVMGRNYDAAVLAAGHCGFGLGATPTAIANMQAVTQRYGASHIAFLVVPMVGAFFIDIINVIVIKLYLALPFF, from the coding sequence ATGTTTGAACTCGATTTTTACGGGACGCTTGTAGCCGCCTCTTTAGTATTGTTATTGGGGCGCGGCCTTGTTGCACGCATTGGCTTCTTGCGCACTTACAACATTCCGGAACCTGTCGCCGGCGGCCTTGTAGTAGCCTTGGCACTCTTGGCGTTGCGTAGTTTCGATGTCCATGTGAAATTCGATACCTCACTGCAAGCCCCTCTGATGCTGGCATTCTTCGCCACCATCGGTTTGAGTGCAGACTTCGCCAGCCTGAAAAAAGGTGGCCGCGCGGTTACCGTATTCCTGCTGGTGGTAACCGGCTTGCTGCTGGTTCAGAACGCCATGGGCATCGGCCTGGCAACGGCACTGGGGCTCGACCCGCTGATGGGCCTGCTGGCCGGGTCCATCACCTTGTCGGGAGGCCACGGCACAGGCGCTGCGTGGGGGGCCACGTTCACCGAAAAGTTTGGCCTGGCCTCGGCCTCCGAACTGGCAATGGCGTCCGCTACCTTCGGCCTGGTGCTGGGCGGCCTGATTGGCGGACCGGTCGCCCGGCTACTGATCAAACGGGTAAAAGCACCGGGCATCGAAGAAGCTGCACCGCAACTGCCCAAGGGTTTCGAACAACCGGAAAAAGAGCGCCTGATTACATCGTTTTCATTTATCGAAACACTGGCGCTGATCGCTGTCAGTTTGCTCGCGGGTTCGTTACTTGACGGTTTGTTGAAAGGCACTGCCTTTGAACTGCCTACCTTCGTTTGCGTGCTGTTCGTGGGTGTGGTTTTGCGAAACGGCCTTTCGGCATTCGGCTTTTATCATGTCTTCGAGCGGGAAGTCTCGGTATTGGGCAATGTGAGTTTGTCGTTATTCCTGGCCATTGCCTTGATGTCGCTCAAGTTGTGGGACCTTGCGGCGTTAGCGTTACCGTTCTTTGTGTTACTCGCCGCACAGACACTGGTCATGGCACTGTTTGCGATCTTTGTCACGTTCCGGGTCATGGGCCGCAACTATGATGCAGCGGTACTGGCTGCCGGACATTGTGGTTTCGGCCTGGGTGCAACGCCGACGGCAATCGCCAACATGCAAGCGGTGACCCAGCGCTACGGAGCCTCGCACATTGCCTTTCTGGTGGTACCGATGGTGGGAGCGTTCTTCATCGACATCATCAATGTCATCGTCATCAAGCTGTATCTGGCCTTGCCGTTCTTTTGA